The window GTATTTTTCCTTTTTTGCTAAGAGAATACGATTATATCTATTTGCTAACTCGTAACTAAAATGTTGCATTGATCTAGGGAGTTTCAAAAATTGGTTAAATAAGAACGTCTGTCTAATTTTACCGCCCAATTTTAAGCTTTCCAAGTGGTATTTATAAGATGTTTGATTAGCAAAAACCCCTTTAAATTGTAACCTGTTAAAAACACCGCTTAATAGTTGCTCAAGGTCATTCTGATGATACTCTCTATAATGCCATGGATTTACCCCTGAAGACTCTGCTTTATTAGGAGTAGTTATAAATAATGTTCCATCGTCTTCTAACAAATTATGCAAGAGGTTTATCAGTTTAAAGTCTTTTTCTATATGCTCTATAAATTGGAAACATATGATGGAGTCATACTTTTTTAAAGTGTTTAGACTTTGCTCTGGTAAGAAAGCCTTTACCTGCGTTATCTCATTTAAATTTTTGAAGGAATTATTTTTATTGAAAAGTTTTAGATTTTTATCTACTACCGTCAGACTTGTTGTTTGATTTATATAAAATTTGATTCCATCACCTGAGCCTACTCCTACTTCTAGAGTACGACCTAATTGATAATCTTGTAAAGCTACATACGCTGCAAGGCATCTATTAAGTATAGGTTGATCAGTTTTATGCTGATGAGATGCAACTTCAGTACTAAATATCATTTGAAACAGAGTTCTTCCACTCGAGGTAATTTGTATTAACTTTTTGAATTTTACTAAGATTATTTTGAATATAAGTTGGGTTAATCTTGTTGTAATTTACTAACATTTGATCTAGTAAATTCACTTTTGATTCTGCCGCTT is drawn from Deferribacterota bacterium and contains these coding sequences:
- a CDS encoding methyltransferase domain-containing protein, with the protein product MIFSTEVASHQHKTDQPILNRCLAAYVALQDYQLGRTLEVGVGSGDGIKFYINQTTSLTVVDKNLKLFNKNNSFKNLNEITQVKAFLPEQSLNTLKKYDSIICFQFIEHIEKDFKLINLLHNLLEDDGTLFITTPNKAESSGVNPWHYREYHQNDLEQLLSGVFNRLQFKGVFANQTSYKYHLESLKLGGKIRQTFLFNQFLKLPRSMQHFSYELANRYNRILLAKKEKY